From a region of the Kwoniella mangroviensis CBS 8507 chromosome 1 map unlocalized Ctg01, whole genome shotgun sequence genome:
- a CDS encoding anthranilate phosphoribosyltransferase, producing MSSQYTPETFKVLLKKLVQTPDDFTPEDCAQCFRHLCVQGASEAQAGAFLTALTLSGLESSPDIVAACASVLREHAVSVTDLIPEGDGYAGLVDIVGTGGDGWDTYNVSTTAAVVVAGAGVRVAKHGSKAATSTSGSADLLLSLDCRLAFPVSEVHTFLEHSPFLFLFAPHYHPSLAHIAPIRRNLNFRTIFNVLGPLINPARPQRMLLGVAKQELGDTFAEVLRLLNVERALVVCGKEGLDEISPAGETWTWWLENGQITKGSIHPTEDFGLPLHSLSSVRGSTPDLNALTFQSIMSNSPAPPHLSSPASADSPSLDTIRDYVLLNAAALLHVSGKAKSWKEGVEIARETIESGGALAAFEGFRDASKKAMGEHVNEMAVEDDGGIAAKNGFVKAWLKERGRKRADSTRQE from the exons ATGTCATCCCAGTACACACCAGAGACCTTCAAGGTCCTCCTCAAGAAGCTCGTCCAGACGCCTGACGACTTTACTCCGGAAGATTGCGCTCAGTGCTTCCGACATCTATGTGTTCAAGGTGCTAGCGAAGCGCAG GCCGGCGCTTTCCTTACCGCTCTCACTCTCTCCGGTCTCGAGTCCTCTCCCGACATCGTAGCTGCTTGTGCCAGTGTACTTCGAGAACATGCAGTCTCGGTGACAGACTTGATACCAGAG GGTGATGGGTATGCCGGATTAGTAGACATAGTGGGGACTGGTGGAGATGGTTGGGACACATATAACGTATCTACCACCGCTGCTGTGGTAGTCGCAGGTGCCGGCGTGAGAGTAGcaaag CACGGCTCAAAAGCAGCTACTTCGACCTCTGGCTCGGCCGACCTACTTCTCTCGCTTGACTGTCGATTGGCTTTCCCAGTATCAGAAGTACATACTTTCCTTGAGCACTCGccgttcctcttcctcttcgctccccactatcatccatcattagCTCACATCGCTCCTATCCGACGTAATCTCAACTTCCGGACGATATTCAATGTCCTAGGACCTTTGATAAATCCGGCAAGACCTCAGAGAATGTTACTTGGTGTAGCTAAGCAGGAATTAGGCGATACCTTTGCCGAAGTATTGAGATTGCTGAATGTCGAAAGGGCTTTGGTGGTTTGTGGAAAGGAGGGTTTAGATGAGATCAGTCCGGCTGGCGAGACTTGG ACCTGGTGGTTGGAGAACGGCCAAATTACCAAAGGTTCCATTCACCCTACTGAAGATTTCGGACTACCccttcattccctttcttccgTTAGAGGATCGACCCCCGATCTAAATGCATTaaccttccaatccatcatGTCCAATTCCCCTGCACCgcctcatctctcctctcctgCCAGTGCAGACTCGCCATCGCTGGATACCATACGCGACTACGTGTTGCTCAACGCTGCTGCTTTACTGCACGTATCGGGCAAAGCAAAATCATGGAAAGAAGGCGTAGAAATTGCTCGAGAGACGATAGAGTCTGGGGGAGCGTTGGCTGCGTTCGAAGGGTTTAGAGATGCCAGTAAGAAAGCTATGGGCGAGCACGTCAATGAGATGGCtgtggaggatgatggtggtataGCAGCGAAGAACGGGTTCGTTAAAGCTTGGTTGAAAGAGAGGGGCAGGAAGAGGGCGGACTCGACGAGACAGGAGTAA
- a CDS encoding polynucleotide kinase 3'-phosphatase: protein MPAVKRAAEGPEPPAKKRAQFPKNRDDWVWWHSSVPELLKKEHEEGRHLIVISNQGDPREKIKLEWRAKLSLIAKKSPKEVPIRILGALSKSDVYRKPNVGMYEAVEKIYRDRGLEIDLENSVFVGDAAGRAAKGSQGKDHGDTDYKFALNVGLRFVTPEEHFLKHPRPHFPEPPNGFRPAKLGNLASLPHIVPSHTPITRPTLEIVLFVGPPASGKSSFFRKHFAPEGYEHINQDLLGTRDRCLRIAEHFLTAGKKVVVDNTNRNRETRAHWIRLAMKLKIPIRLFHFLCPLELAKHNNVYRACYGPPDEPTRTLLPTLAFNSYAGAFEKPSIDEGFDEIRGVNFHFEGSEEQRRKWDMYMLEPKR from the exons ATGCCGGCAGTCAAGAGGGCTGCTGAGGGGCCAGAACCACCGGCGAAGAAGC GAGCTCAGTTTCCGAAAAATCGAGATGATTGGGTATGGTGGCATTCTTCTGTACCCGAATTACTCAAGAAAGAAcatgaagaagggagacaTCTGATAGTCATTTCGAATCAAGGTGATCCGAGGGAGAAGATAAAATTGGAATGGAGAGCTAAACTCTCCTTGATCGCCAAGAAG TCACCGAAAGAAGTACCGATACGTATATTAGGAGCATTATCAAAGTCAGACGTATATCGAAAACCTAATGTAGGAATGTATGAAGCAGTAGAAAAGATATATAGAGATAGAGGGTTAGAGATAGATCTCGAGAATTCGGTATTTGTAGGTGACGCTGCTGGTAGAGCTGCTAAAGGGTCGCAAGGGAAAGATCATGGTGATACGGATTATAAATTTGCTTTGAATGTTGGATTGAGGTTTGTGACTCCTGAG GAACACTTCCTTAAACATCCTCGTCCACATTTTCCCGAACCTCCCAATGGCTTCAGACCCGCGAAACTTGGTAATCTTGCATCTC TTCCTCACATCGTCCCATCGCATACTCCAATCACTCGTCCGACGCTAGAAATCGTCCTTTTCGTTGGTCCGCCCGCTTCTGGCAAATCGTCTTTCTTCCGTAAACATTTCGCTCCAGAAGGCTACGAGcatatcaatcaagatcTGTTAGGTACAAGAGATAGATGCTTGAGGATCGCCGAACACTTTTTGACGGCGGGGAAAAAGGTCGTGGTGGATAATACGAATCGTAATAGGGAGACTAGAGCTCATTGGATAAGGTTGGCAATGAAGTTGAAAATTCCTATCAG GTTGTTTCACTTCTTGTGTCCATTGGAACTTGCCAAGCACAATAACGTATATAGAGCATGTTATGGACCACCCGACGAACCTACTCGTACGCTATTACCTACTTTGGCGTTTAACAGCTACGCAGGTGCTTTTGAGAAACCCTCGATAGATGAAGGGTTTGATGAAATTAGAGGAGTCAACTTCCATTTTGAAGGTTCGGAAGagcaaagaaggaaatgggATATGTATATGTTAGAACCTAAAAGATAA